From a single Bryobacter aggregatus MPL3 genomic region:
- a CDS encoding fluoride efflux transporter FluC, which translates to MIKYGLIGLGAACGGMARFAIATSLPLPFPWQTFVINFTGGALIGFLANRLQGDSRYFWITGICGGYTTFSTFSIEVVTLLEQGRYALAASYIFISVALCVAAAAATYHWTK; encoded by the coding sequence ATGATCAAGTACGGTCTCATCGGTCTCGGTGCTGCCTGTGGTGGAATGGCGCGATTTGCCATTGCCACCTCCCTCCCCCTGCCCTTCCCCTGGCAGACTTTCGTCATCAATTTCACAGGTGGAGCGCTCATCGGGTTTCTTGCGAACCGGCTGCAGGGGGACAGCCGCTATTTCTGGATCACCGGCATTTGCGGCGGCTACACCACTTTTTCCACCTTCTCGATTGAAGTGGTGACACTCCTCGAACAGGGCCGCTATGCGCTCGCGGCCTCCTATATCTTCATTAGTGTCGCGCTCTGTGTTGCCGCCGCAGCAGCAACCTATCACTGGACCAAATGA
- a CDS encoding 3-keto-disaccharide hydrolase, with product MSKFFLFAMAVSALAADKDYNGRWNLTVQNEARGRAWWLEVNEAGSKKINGRFVGAPGGQLDAIPQISIDHKELHWSFERAGKKLSYVATIQKGRLVGTQSIDGKPATTFSGDRAPEIRDRDDDRWKPTEPIELFNGKDLSGWQATFPGRSVEWSVTADGITKNAPKASDIRTAETFWNFELHAEYRYQKGSNSGIGLRGRYEVQIEDTAGLPIDGHSAGGIYSRIPPKEQAARPAGEWQTLDVRLVGRIVTVKLNGKITVDHQVIEGPTAMCFDPNEAMPGPIAVQGDHGVVEFRKLTITPLSR from the coding sequence GTGAGCAAGTTTTTCCTATTTGCGATGGCAGTCTCCGCGCTGGCAGCAGACAAAGACTACAACGGCCGTTGGAACCTGACCGTCCAGAATGAAGCGCGCGGCCGCGCCTGGTGGCTCGAGGTGAATGAGGCCGGGAGCAAGAAGATCAACGGACGCTTCGTAGGCGCCCCTGGCGGCCAACTGGATGCGATTCCACAGATCTCGATTGATCATAAGGAACTGCACTGGTCCTTTGAACGCGCGGGGAAAAAGCTCAGCTACGTTGCCACCATCCAGAAGGGCCGGCTGGTGGGAACGCAGTCGATCGATGGAAAGCCCGCCACCACCTTCTCGGGCGATCGCGCTCCGGAAATCCGCGACCGCGACGATGATCGTTGGAAACCCACCGAGCCGATCGAACTCTTCAATGGAAAAGATCTGAGCGGGTGGCAGGCCACCTTCCCTGGCCGCTCTGTCGAATGGAGTGTGACCGCCGACGGCATCACCAAGAACGCCCCCAAGGCGAGCGACATTCGCACGGCGGAAACCTTCTGGAATTTCGAGCTGCACGCCGAATATCGCTACCAGAAAGGCTCCAACTCCGGCATTGGACTTCGGGGCCGCTATGAGGTGCAGATCGAAGATACCGCAGGCCTCCCGATCGATGGACACTCTGCCGGCGGCATCTACTCCCGCATCCCGCCGAAGGAGCAGGCCGCTCGGCCCGCCGGCGAATGGCAAACTCTCGACGTCCGGCTTGTCGGCCGGATTGTCACCGTCAAGCTGAATGGCAAGATCACGGTCGACCATCAGGTGATCGAAGGACCGACAGCCATGTGCTTCGACCCGAATGAAGCGATGCCTGGTCCCATCGCGGTCCAGGGCGATCATGGCGTGGTCGAATTCCGCAAGCTCACCATCACCCCACTCTCGCGATGA
- a CDS encoding TerC family protein — translation MFNIVVSDIVLAGDNAVVIAMAVRSLPAKERRLGTLLGAGLAVALRIVLTFFVAQLLNLPYLKLIGGLCIFWIAVKVLVDSEPDEGATQQAGGIWQAMWMILVADITMSLDNVLAVAGASHGNLGLLIFGLGLSIPLVVGASGLLSKLMDRYPIIAILGSAVLGRVGAEMILTDPAVLKIVHLGQYAHYAIQIAAAILVVVIAKLLLRRRSAVAHS, via the coding sequence GTGTTCAATATCGTCGTGAGCGATATTGTTCTTGCTGGTGATAACGCCGTCGTGATCGCGATGGCCGTACGGTCGTTGCCTGCAAAGGAACGGCGGCTGGGGACGCTTCTGGGCGCTGGCCTTGCCGTTGCCTTGCGGATTGTGCTGACCTTTTTTGTTGCGCAACTGCTGAACCTGCCTTACCTAAAGCTGATCGGCGGCTTGTGTATCTTCTGGATCGCCGTGAAGGTTCTGGTCGATTCAGAACCCGACGAAGGTGCAACTCAGCAGGCAGGCGGGATCTGGCAAGCCATGTGGATGATCCTGGTTGCCGATATCACGATGTCACTCGATAACGTTCTGGCTGTGGCAGGCGCGTCCCATGGCAACCTGGGCTTGCTGATCTTTGGCCTGGGCCTGAGTATTCCGTTGGTTGTTGGCGCGAGCGGCCTTTTGTCGAAGTTGATGGACCGCTATCCGATCATCGCCATTCTGGGCTCGGCCGTACTGGGTCGAGTGGGCGCTGAGATGATCCTGACGGATCCGGCAGTTCTGAAGATCGTCCACCTGGGACAATACGCCCATTACGCGATTCAGATTGCAGCCGCCATCCTCGTGGTGGTGATTGCTAAGCTCTTGCTCCGCCGCCGATCCGCCGTAGCGCATTCTTAG
- a CDS encoding response regulator → MPVKQILAVVDDLMFAVKIDSAAKQNSIGVVYAKTLEDALAKAKAQPVLVLIDLNHNKLDPIEIVRAFKADEELKKISMLGFISHVDGQRKQEAVEAGCDSVVPRSAFSVNLPQILKRHSGTL, encoded by the coding sequence GTGCCTGTTAAACAAATCCTGGCGGTGGTCGACGATCTGATGTTTGCAGTCAAGATCGACTCCGCCGCCAAACAGAATTCCATTGGCGTCGTATACGCAAAGACTCTCGAGGACGCGTTGGCCAAAGCAAAGGCTCAACCCGTCCTCGTTTTAATTGACCTCAACCACAACAAGCTCGACCCCATCGAAATCGTTCGTGCTTTCAAAGCCGATGAGGAGCTCAAGAAGATCAGCATGCTCGGCTTCATCTCCCACGTCGATGGGCAGCGCAAGCAGGAAGCTGTCGAGGCAGGTTGCGATAGCGTCGTCCCACGGAGCGCCTTCTCAGTGAACCTTCCCCAGATTCTGAAGCGGCATTCCGGTACCCTCTAG
- the iscX gene encoding Fe-S cluster assembly protein IscX encodes MMIQLTWDKAEDIGIELFETHPGTDPLQVRFTDLHKLVVALPTFVDDPMKSNEAKLEAIQMAWYEEWKEGQK; translated from the coding sequence ATGATGATCCAGCTCACCTGGGATAAGGCGGAGGATATTGGCATCGAGCTGTTTGAGACCCACCCCGGCACCGATCCCCTGCAGGTACGCTTTACGGACCTGCATAAGCTGGTTGTGGCACTGCCTACTTTCGTCGATGACCCGATGAAATCGAACGAAGCAAAGTTGGAAGCCATCCAGATGGCTTGGTATGAGGAGTGGAAGGAAGGTCAGAAATAG
- a CDS encoding FAD-dependent oxidoreductase: MTRRDALAAPFLQLGRKAKAPVTGSFVLDAFPTGHKLRDHASFPAAAEQKKIPLVIIGAGMAGLSAAWWLKKRGFSDFVILEMEQQAGGNSRYGENEVSAYPWGAHYVPIPNRNSPLVRELFEEMGLIQNGEWNERHLCHSPQERLFIHGRWQFGLEPELGMNAKARREFQRFEEIIQKLHATGHWTIPHALGKIDPVLEAQSFPSWLKANGFESPELFWYLDYSTRDDYGSSLADTSAWAGLHYFAARDHDDKGPFTWPEGNGWVMKYLRSKVQVRPQEPVYKVRSLDRAWQVMTPKASYLAQAVIWAAPSFLASHLVEGAPKADGFTYSPWVTANLTLDRLPKGGDTAWDNVIYGSSSLGYVVATHQDLAVHRERTVWTWYNALAEKSPREARKLMLESTWEYWRDAALHDLSRPHPEIADCVARIDVFRNGHAMVRPTPGFLQSEARKGFLRNQNGMFYAHSDLSGISIFEEAQYRGVEAAKNALRRIGGGARA; this comes from the coding sequence ATGACCCGACGCGATGCGCTCGCCGCACCCTTCCTCCAGCTTGGCCGCAAGGCGAAAGCACCCGTCACCGGCAGCTTTGTTCTCGATGCCTTTCCAACCGGCCACAAGCTGCGGGATCATGCATCGTTCCCAGCAGCAGCGGAACAGAAGAAGATTCCGCTGGTCATCATTGGTGCGGGCATGGCCGGCCTTTCCGCCGCCTGGTGGCTGAAGAAACGTGGCTTCTCGGACTTCGTGATTCTGGAGATGGAACAACAAGCGGGGGGCAACTCGCGCTATGGCGAGAACGAGGTCTCCGCCTATCCCTGGGGTGCGCACTATGTACCGATCCCGAACCGCAATTCCCCTCTTGTACGGGAACTCTTCGAGGAGATGGGCCTCATTCAGAACGGCGAGTGGAACGAACGCCATCTCTGCCACTCTCCCCAGGAGCGGCTTTTCATTCACGGCCGCTGGCAGTTCGGCCTGGAGCCCGAGTTGGGCATGAATGCCAAAGCCCGGCGGGAATTCCAACGCTTTGAAGAGATCATCCAGAAGCTGCATGCCACCGGCCATTGGACCATTCCGCATGCCTTAGGCAAGATCGATCCGGTGCTCGAAGCCCAATCTTTTCCAAGCTGGCTCAAGGCGAATGGCTTTGAATCGCCAGAATTGTTCTGGTACCTGGACTACTCCACCCGCGACGATTATGGCTCGTCTCTCGCGGACACCAGTGCCTGGGCCGGCCTGCATTACTTTGCAGCTCGCGACCACGATGACAAGGGTCCGTTCACCTGGCCGGAAGGCAATGGCTGGGTGATGAAGTACTTGCGGTCCAAGGTGCAGGTGCGCCCCCAGGAGCCCGTTTACAAGGTGAGAAGCCTGGACCGTGCCTGGCAGGTGATGACACCGAAGGCAAGCTATCTGGCACAAGCCGTCATCTGGGCCGCTCCCAGCTTTCTGGCGAGCCACCTAGTCGAAGGCGCCCCCAAGGCAGACGGGTTCACCTATTCGCCCTGGGTGACAGCCAACCTCACCCTCGATCGCTTGCCCAAGGGTGGCGACACGGCCTGGGACAACGTGATCTATGGCTCATCAAGCCTCGGTTATGTTGTTGCAACGCACCAGGATCTGGCGGTCCATCGCGAGAGAACGGTTTGGACCTGGTACAACGCACTCGCAGAGAAGTCTCCTCGCGAGGCGCGCAAGCTGATGCTCGAAAGCACTTGGGAGTACTGGCGCGATGCAGCGCTTCACGATCTGAGCCGGCCCCACCCCGAGATCGCCGACTGTGTTGCGCGGATCGATGTCTTTCGCAATGGGCATGCCATGGTGCGGCCCACGCCAGGCTTTCTCCAGTCGGAAGCCCGTAAGGGCTTCCTCAGGAATCAGAATGGAATGTTTTATGCGCACTCGGACCTCAGCGGCATCTCGATCTTCGAGGAAGCGCAGTACCGGGGAGTCGAGGCGGCTAAGAATGCGCTACGGCGGATCGGCGGCGGAGCAAGAGCTTAG